One segment of Campylobacter hominis ATCC BAA-381 DNA contains the following:
- the napA gene encoding nitrate reductase catalytic subunit NapA: MNRRDFIKSTAAAAACASAGIALPANLNAEENHGWRWDKAVCRFCGTGCGIMVATKNGKIVAVKGDPEAPVNRGLNCIKGYFNAKIMYGDDRITEPLLRVNSKGEFDKHGKFAPVSWKKAFDVMEKEFKKAYKEKGPTGIAVFGSGQYTIQEGYAAAKLVKAGFRSNNIDPNARHCMASAVVGFMQVFGIDEPSGCFDDIELTDTIVTWGANMAEMHPILWSRVNDRKLSAPEKVKVVNLSTFSSRTSSIADIEIIFRPSTDVAIWNYIAREIVYNHPEAIDTEFLKNCEFATGPVDIGYGMRNNPNHPKFSEAEKDTVSHQVSKKLSQAEGVSLAYLGLKAGDTLEMKNAKKAGKHWAISFEEFKKALAPYTLDYVAEIAKGDENESIEQFKEKLQNLANLYIEKNRKIVSFWTMGFNQHTRGTWVNEQSYMVHFLLGKQASPGNGAFSLTGQPSACGTAREVGTFCHRLPADMVVANPKHREITEKIWKLPAGTINPKNGSHFVGLMRDLEDGKVKFAWVQVNNPWHNTANANHWIKAAREMDNFIVVSDCYPGISAKVADLILPSAMIYEKWGAYGNAERRTQHWRQQVLPVGDAMSDTWQILEFAKRFKLKDVWGEQKIDDKLTLPNVLEEAKTMGYDENATLFDILFANDYYKGFKPEKIKFDNSEVNGDTRNVKGSDGEVFKGYGFFIQKALWEEYRKFGLGHGHDLADFDTYHKVRGLKWPVVDGKETSWRFNKKYDPYAKKEETSGDFAFYGNKNKKLDKGDLIGIKGEDKVDINNKAKIFFRPYMDPPEIPSEEYPFWLCTGRVLEHWHSGTMTMRVPELYRAVPEALCYMNPLDAEKLKLSQGDTIWIESRRGKVKVKIDTRGRNIPPVGLVYVPWFDENVFINKVTLDATCPLSSETDYKKCAVKIYKA, from the coding sequence GTGAATAGAAGAGATTTCATTAAAAGCACAGCTGCCGCTGCAGCCTGTGCGAGCGCCGGAATCGCACTTCCTGCAAATTTAAACGCAGAAGAAAATCACGGTTGGCGCTGGGATAAAGCCGTTTGCAGATTTTGCGGTACGGGTTGCGGAATCATGGTAGCTACAAAAAACGGCAAAATAGTAGCCGTAAAAGGCGATCCTGAAGCTCCGGTAAATCGCGGATTAAACTGTATAAAAGGCTATTTTAACGCAAAAATTATGTATGGTGATGACAGAATAACAGAACCTCTTTTGCGAGTAAATTCAAAAGGTGAATTTGACAAACATGGAAAATTCGCACCTGTTTCATGGAAAAAAGCTTTTGATGTAATGGAAAAAGAGTTCAAAAAAGCCTATAAAGAAAAAGGTCCGACAGGAATTGCGGTTTTTGGTAGCGGTCAATACACAATCCAAGAAGGATACGCAGCCGCAAAGCTTGTAAAAGCAGGTTTCAGAAGCAATAATATAGATCCGAATGCAAGACACTGCATGGCATCTGCTGTTGTAGGTTTTATGCAAGTTTTTGGAATTGACGAACCGAGCGGCTGTTTTGACGATATAGAATTAACCGATACAATCGTTACCTGGGGTGCAAATATGGCTGAAATGCATCCGATTTTATGGTCTAGAGTAAATGATAGAAAATTAAGTGCGCCTGAAAAAGTAAAAGTCGTAAATCTTAGCACGTTTTCAAGCAGAACTTCAAGTATAGCAGATATTGAAATTATTTTCCGTCCATCTACCGATGTGGCGATTTGGAACTATATCGCAAGAGAAATCGTTTATAATCATCCTGAAGCCATAGATACGGAATTTCTAAAAAATTGCGAGTTTGCGACAGGACCTGTAGATATCGGTTATGGAATGAGAAACAATCCGAACCATCCAAAATTCAGCGAAGCGGAAAAAGACACCGTTTCACATCAGGTTTCAAAAAAATTAAGCCAAGCCGAAGGCGTAAGTCTGGCTTATCTTGGACTGAAAGCAGGCGACACTCTTGAAATGAAAAATGCCAAAAAAGCAGGAAAGCATTGGGCTATCAGCTTTGAAGAGTTCAAAAAAGCGCTTGCTCCTTATACACTTGATTATGTTGCCGAAATCGCAAAAGGTGATGAGAATGAATCTATCGAACAATTTAAAGAAAAACTCCAAAATTTAGCAAATTTATACATTGAAAAAAATCGTAAAATAGTAAGTTTCTGGACTATGGGATTTAATCAACACACCAGAGGAACCTGGGTAAATGAGCAAAGTTATATGGTGCATTTTTTACTTGGAAAACAGGCAAGTCCCGGAAACGGCGCATTTTCTCTTACAGGTCAACCAAGCGCATGCGGAACGGCTAGAGAAGTCGGCACTTTCTGCCATAGACTGCCTGCCGATATGGTTGTAGCAAATCCTAAACATAGAGAGATTACAGAGAAAATTTGGAAACTTCCGGCAGGAACCATAAACCCTAAAAACGGATCGCATTTTGTAGGTCTTATGCGAGATTTGGAAGATGGAAAGGTAAAATTTGCATGGGTACAGGTAAATAATCCTTGGCATAACACTGCAAACGCAAATCACTGGATAAAAGCGGCGCGTGAAATGGATAATTTCATCGTAGTAAGCGATTGCTATCCCGGAATTTCAGCAAAAGTAGCCGATCTTATTTTGCCAAGTGCGATGATTTATGAAAAATGGGGCGCTTACGGTAATGCCGAGCGCAGAACTCAGCACTGGAGACAACAAGTTTTGCCTGTAGGAGACGCCATGAGCGATACATGGCAAATTTTAGAATTTGCAAAACGCTTTAAACTGAAAGACGTTTGGGGCGAACAAAAAATCGATGATAAATTAACGCTTCCTAATGTTTTGGAAGAAGCAAAAACTATGGGATATGATGAAAATGCGACACTTTTTGATATATTGTTTGCAAATGATTATTACAAAGGCTTTAAACCTGAAAAAATTAAATTTGACAATAGCGAAGTAAACGGTGACACAAGAAATGTAAAAGGAAGTGACGGCGAAGTTTTTAAAGGTTACGGATTTTTTATCCAAAAAGCACTTTGGGAAGAGTATAGGAAATTTGGACTTGGACACGGACACGATTTGGCGGATTTTGATACTTACCATAAAGTTCGCGGTCTAAAATGGCCCGTAGTAGACGGAAAAGAAACAAGCTGGAGATTCAATAAAAAATATGATCCTTATGCAAAAAAAGAAGAAACAAGCGGAGATTTCGCATTTTACGGAAATAAAAACAAAAAACTTGATAAAGGCGATTTGATTGGAATAAAAGGCGAAGATAAAGTTGATATAAACAATAAAGCTAAAATTTTCTTCCGCCCATATATGGATCCGCCTGAAATTCCTAGCGAAGAATATCCTTTCTGGCTTTGCACCGGAAGAGTTTTGGAACACTGGCATTCGGGCACTATGACAATGCGCGTACCGGAACTTTATAGAGCCGTGCCGGAAGCGCTTTGTTATATGAATCCTCTTGATGCGGAAAAATTGAAACTTTCTCAAGGCGATACGATTTGGATAGAATCAAGACGCGGAAAGGTAAAAGTCAAAATCGATACAAGAGGCAGAAATATTCCGCCTGTAGGACTTGTATATGTTCCTTGGTTTGATGAAAACGTTTTTATAAATAAAGTTACACTTGATGCAACCTGCCCTCTTTCAAGCGAAACTGATTATAAAAAATGTGCGGTTAAAATTTATAAGGCGTAG
- the napG gene encoding ferredoxin-type protein NapG, giving the protein MTRREILKNSFKLAILAASGGFMWKVASGSRLLAQNFLRPPGVLNEQDFLAKCIKCGLCVKVCPYDTLKLAWPCEAKIAGTPYFTPRKIPCYLCKDLPCVKICPTDALNFDSVSTNKKADISKVKAGISVIDQTNCVAFWGIQCDACYRACPFIDKALRLELKRNERTGKHAFLLPVIDPAYCVGCGKCEHACITEKAAIFVLPREVGLGNVGDNYVKGWEKGADKKLINADTNVKINRQKAIDSLNSGEF; this is encoded by the coding sequence TTGACAAGGCGTGAAATTTTAAAAAATAGCTTTAAACTCGCGATTTTAGCAGCTTCCGGCGGTTTTATGTGGAAAGTTGCAAGCGGCTCAAGACTTCTTGCACAAAATTTTCTAAGACCGCCTGGAGTTTTAAACGAACAGGATTTTTTAGCAAAATGCATAAAATGCGGACTTTGCGTAAAAGTTTGCCCTTATGATACATTAAAACTTGCATGGCCTTGCGAAGCCAAAATCGCAGGTACACCATATTTCACGCCACGAAAAATTCCTTGTTATCTTTGCAAAGATTTGCCTTGCGTAAAAATTTGTCCTACGGATGCTTTAAATTTTGATAGTGTGAGCACAAATAAAAAAGCTGATATTTCAAAAGTAAAAGCAGGAATCAGCGTAATAGATCAAACAAATTGCGTTGCATTCTGGGGAATTCAATGCGATGCCTGTTATCGCGCCTGTCCGTTTATCGATAAGGCTTTACGTTTGGAACTTAAACGAAATGAAAGAACCGGAAAACACGCATTTTTACTTCCTGTCATTGATCCGGCTTATTGCGTAGGATGCGGAAAATGCGAACATGCCTGCATAACAGAAAAAGCGGCGATTTTTGTTTTACCGCGCGAAGTCGGTCTTGGAAATGTCGGTGATAATTATGTCAAAGGTTGGGAAAAAGGCGCCGATAAAAAACTTATAAATGCTGATACAAACGTAAAAATAAACAGACAAAAAGCGATTGACAGCTTAAATAGCGGAGAATTTTAA
- the napH gene encoding quinol dehydrogenase ferredoxin subunit NapH has translation MKINFIRRVVTLSILTLFLLGNFKIYEILVGDLSSSVLFGKISLSDPFAVLQIIFTGVGVGASAISGALIVLIFYALIAPRAFCGWVCPVNLITDFANFIRKKFGFYENFIKISPKFRYLTLILSLIMSSALGIQAFDNISQVGALTRSIVFLSADFFGIFIVIFAIDCFLGERLICSNICPLGAFYAFVGKFSLIRIFHTSENCTKCMKCKAVCPEKQVLEQIAKKDFKISSECISCGRCVDVCEDNALNFNIQNLKEKK, from the coding sequence ATGAAAATAAATTTTATTCGCAGGGTTGTTACGCTTTCGATTTTGACGCTGTTTTTGCTTGGAAATTTTAAAATTTATGAAATTTTAGTCGGAGATTTAAGCTCATCAGTGCTTTTCGGCAAAATTTCACTAAGCGATCCGTTTGCTGTTTTACAAATAATTTTTACAGGTGTCGGTGTCGGTGCAAGCGCGATTTCAGGCGCTTTAATAGTTTTGATTTTCTATGCGCTTATCGCGCCACGCGCATTTTGCGGTTGGGTTTGTCCGGTAAATTTAATCACTGATTTTGCAAATTTTATAAGGAAAAAATTCGGTTTTTATGAGAATTTTATAAAAATAAGCCCTAAATTTCGATATTTAACGCTTATTTTAAGTTTAATAATGAGTTCCGCTTTAGGAATTCAAGCTTTTGACAATATAAGTCAAGTAGGCGCTTTAACGCGTTCTATCGTATTTTTGAGTGCAGATTTTTTTGGAATATTTATAGTTATTTTTGCTATAGATTGTTTTTTGGGTGAAAGGCTTATATGCTCGAATATTTGCCCGCTTGGCGCATTTTATGCGTTTGTCGGTAAATTTTCGCTTATTAGAATTTTTCACACTTCAGAAAATTGCACAAAATGTATGAAATGTAAAGCCGTTTGCCCAGAAAAACAGGTTTTGGAGCAAATAGCAAAAAAAGATTTTAAAATTTCAAGTGAGTGCATAAGTTGCGGACGATGTGTTGATGTTTGCGAAGATAATGCACTCAATTTTAATATACAGAATTTAAAGGAGAAAAAATGA
- a CDS encoding nitrate reductase cytochrome c-type subunit — MKFGYVLLCGCLICGALYAKTDNFRNDFFDENKVKLKDINYTAETAGMSKRFDRSFENSPPLIPHDLEGMLPITADLNACTTCHLPEFAVDLNSTSVPKTHMVDLRTGKDDNGELETARYDCLACHVPQANAKPLVKNNFKAEFRSKNEKHSSNLIDKLNEGVK, encoded by the coding sequence ATGAAATTTGGCTATGTTTTGCTTTGCGGATGCCTTATTTGTGGGGCATTATACGCTAAAACAGATAATTTTAGAAATGATTTTTTTGATGAAAATAAGGTTAAATTAAAAGATATAAATTATACCGCCGAAACGGCCGGAATGTCAAAAAGATTTGATAGAAGCTTCGAAAATTCGCCGCCTCTTATTCCGCACGATTTAGAAGGAATGCTTCCTATTACAGCGGATTTAAATGCCTGTACAACTTGCCATTTGCCGGAATTTGCGGTTGACTTAAACTCAACCTCTGTCCCTAAAACTCACATGGTTGATTTAAGAACCGGAAAAGACGACAATGGAGAATTGGAAACTGCAAGATATGATTGTTTGGCGTGCCATGTTCCGCAAGCAAACGCTAAACCTCTTGTAAAAAATAATTTTAAAGCGGAATTTCGCAGTAAAAACGAAAAACACTCATCAAATTTAATTGACAAATTAAATGAAGGTGTAAAATAA
- a CDS encoding 4Fe-4S dicluster domain-containing protein, with translation MKSDKRAIFDKILRRENFISPPYFSGEFDCDGCEAVCINACDKDLLKFDGKKVKFIPNEKGCDFCRKCAVSCENSKRLTLSLKFPAKIHAIAEISVNSCLAWNGVVCYNCFDICKFKAIDYFGVFRPVINNKCVGCAECIGSCFKNAITLKAEV, from the coding sequence TTGAAGAGCGACAAAAGAGCGATTTTTGACAAAATTTTAAGGCGGGAAAATTTCATCTCTCCGCCTTATTTTTCCGGAGAATTTGATTGCGATGGTTGCGAAGCGGTCTGCATAAACGCATGCGATAAAGATTTACTGAAATTTGACGGGAAAAAAGTAAAATTTATACCGAATGAAAAAGGTTGCGATTTTTGCAGAAAATGCGCCGTATCGTGTGAGAATTCGAAGCGCTTAACATTATCTTTAAAATTTCCTGCAAAAATCCACGCAATAGCCGAAATTTCAGTAAATTCGTGCTTGGCTTGGAATGGCGTAGTTTGCTATAACTGCTTTGACATCTGCAAATTCAAAGCGATTGATTATTTTGGCGTTTTTCGTCCTGTTATAAACAATAAATGCGTCGGTTGCGCCGAATGTATCGGATCTTGCTTTAAAAATGCAATCACTTTAAAGGCCGAAGTTTGA
- a CDS encoding WD40 repeat domain-containing protein produces the protein MRFLIVIFILFEFSFSELIKEMEFNANVLNIKQIRKDFLISLDNGEIEILDENFTQKMNYKFPKIKTYFGDLIESRIFSADLLDDEILVLLSSDFGAQKLEILGKKDFDLKSENFKNAFFINKNLAILADLSGEIYFFDLQNGKMSDPIKISSSSLSSVEISPNRKILVLASEGGKVYVFDIISKTILSQKSLHKDRIHDLAISSNLKIATGANDKSASFFDFKNDIVKNFESEFLVYAVSIGENGKTLAYQSSENGDITLINTQNFEISNIIKTNDGNLGSIILNNDFIVTSNFDKKIKIWSIK, from the coding sequence TTGAGATTTTTAATTGTTATTTTTATTTTATTTGAATTTTCTTTTTCAGAGCTTATTAAAGAGATGGAATTTAACGCAAACGTGCTAAATATAAAACAAATCCGAAAAGATTTTTTAATCTCATTGGATAACGGCGAAATAGAAATTTTAGATGAAAATTTCACACAAAAAATGAATTATAAATTTCCAAAAATAAAAACGTATTTTGGAGATTTGATTGAGAGCAGAATTTTTAGCGCCGACTTGCTTGATGATGAAATTTTAGTGCTTTTAAGCTCTGATTTCGGTGCGCAAAAACTTGAAATTTTAGGCAAAAAAGATTTTGATTTAAAAAGTGAGAATTTTAAAAATGCATTTTTTATAAATAAAAATCTAGCTATTTTGGCGGATTTAAGTGGTGAAATTTACTTTTTCGATTTGCAAAACGGCAAAATGTCAGATCCGATTAAAATTTCAAGTTCGTCTTTAAGCAGTGTCGAAATTTCGCCGAATCGTAAAATTTTGGTTCTCGCAAGCGAAGGCGGAAAAGTTTATGTATTTGATATCATTTCAAAAACAATACTGTCTCAAAAAAGTCTGCATAAAGACCGTATACACGATTTGGCGATTAGCTCAAATCTAAAAATAGCAACCGGTGCAAACGATAAAAGCGCTTCGTTTTTTGATTTTAAAAATGACATCGTCAAAAACTTTGAAAGCGAGTTTTTGGTTTATGCGGTTTCTATCGGCGAAAACGGAAAGACGCTTGCTTACCAAAGTAGCGAAAACGGCGATATAACGCTGATAAACACACAAAATTTTGAAATTTCAAATATAATAAAGACAAATGACGGAAATCTCGGCTCAATCATTTTAAATAACGATTTTATCGTAACTTCGAATTTCGATAAAAAAATAAAGATATGGAGCATAAAATGA
- a CDS encoding chaperone NapD, whose translation MNISSVIIRIKDDEKLKSTLQILNDFKGVEIVTHEKSKIIATIQSDKIDNQIAIFRAIEALENVEDVSMVFDYDDENFSQKDVSEILNSTKGAIKYSGDVNNKI comes from the coding sequence ATGAATATTTCAAGTGTAATAATTAGAATTAAGGATGATGAAAAATTAAAATCAACGCTGCAAATTTTAAATGATTTTAAAGGTGTTGAAATCGTAACACACGAAAAAAGTAAAATAATAGCAACAATACAAAGTGATAAAATAGATAATCAAATAGCGATTTTTAGAGCAATTGAGGCGCTTGAAAATGTTGAAGACGTTTCTATGGTTTTTGATTACGACGATGAAAATTTCAGTCAAAAAGATGTAAGCGAAATTTTAAATAGCACTAAAGGCGCTATAAAATATTCAGGCGATGTGAATAATAAAATTTAA